TGTATTTGAAGAACGGCGCAAGGAGCTTGTGTATGAGTACCAGCGCTGGTTTGACCTCGTACGTCGGGGAGCAAACTATTACATCACAAAACTCAAAACAGCGGGGAAAACAAACGCAGCAGCAAGACACCTTCATTTTCCAACTCCGCAGCGAGAGCTGAATTTAAACCCAAAACTGGTCCAACATCCGGATTGGTTGACGAAATAATAAAGATATAAGTTCAACAAAACGAGTTAAATTATGAAAACAGTATTTATTCTTTTATTGACCGTTCTAAGTTGCTTCCTGAATAGAAGTATAGCACAGGATAAACGGCCAAATATTGTCTTGATTCTGGTCGACGATTTGGGTTTTTCAGATATCGAGCCTTATGGTGGAACAGATTTCCATACACCAAATTTAACGGAATTGGCACAACAAGGCACGCGTTTTCAGGAGTTTTATAACAATTCAATCTGTGCCCCAACACGCGCAACATTGTTGACTGGGCAATATGCCCATCGTGCCGGTATGGGCTATTTTAACGTTAATCTCGGTTTGCCCGCCTATCAGGGATTTCTAAATCAGGAATCGCGGACATTGGCCGAAATACTGCGAGGAGCTGGTTATTCGACTATTATTTCCGGAAAATGGCATGTCGGCGATGATAATGATCAATGGCCTGCACAACGTGGGTTTGAACGCTCCTTTAATTTTGTGGGTGGAGCCTCCAATTTTTATGAAATCAATGATCCCGAAAATCCCACCGTACCCTTGTATCGAAATAACAAAGCCTTCTATTTACCTAAAAATCGGTATCTAACAGACGAAATCACTGATCAGGCAATCGGTTTTCTACGCGAGCAAGCACAGGATAAAAAACCATTTTTCTTATATCTCGCCTTTAATGCACCACATTGGCCTTTGCAGGCTCCGGAAGAGGAAACCCAAAAATATAATGGTGTATACCAACAAGGTTGGGACAGCCTGCGTGTGAAACGCTACGAAAATGCACTTCAAAAAGGTGTTTTTCCTAAAGGTCAGATGATCGCTGCAAAGGATTCAAGTGTGCAGGAATGGAACAAGCTTACTTATGATGAACAACAATATTGGCAACGTCGGCAACAAGTGTTTGCCGCAATGATCGATCGTGTGGATCAAAGCATCGGAAAGGTTCGGCAGACATTAAAAGAACTAAAAAAAGATAGGAACACCATTATCATCTTTTTATCCGACAACGGCGCCCAAGGTGGTGAGCGTAATCGCATTTATACATCCCGAAATACCGAAACCGTTGGTTTGCCCGGCTCCTATGATGTACAAAATAGCAGTTGGTCTCAAACAGGCAATTCACCCTTGCGAAGCTATAAGGACAATCCTTACGAGGGCGGCATTGGTTCACCATTTATTGTCTGGTATCCCAAAGAAGTTAAAGCCAATGTTGTGAAGCGGGGAACAGGACATCTGATTGATATTGCGCCTACATTGTATGATTTTGCACAAGCGAAATATCCATCGAAAGAAGGAGACTTGACCACCAATCCACTACCAGGTATAAGTCTACGGCAACTACTGCGTACAGACAAAAACCAGGTTGACCGCCAAGCCCCCCTGTTTTGGGAACGGGCCGGAAACAAGGCTGTTCGATATGGTAAATGGAAACTTGTCTCCTTATTTAAGGAGGGAAATAAGCCGCAACTTTATAATATCGACGAAGACCGCGGGGAAAATAGAGATCTCGCCGATCAATACCCTGAGATCGTTAAAGACCTCGAGGCTCGTTATACAGTCTGGGCAAAAGAGAATGGTGTAGTAGATTATAGACTGCTGAAACCAACTGGTCAATTTCGCTAAGTTCAGAAAGTAACTAGTTGATGGACACATAATTTAAATAGATGAAACCATCATGATTTATTCAATCGCACTGGGAAATGAATAACCGAGCAAAGCGAGTTCATGAATACCGCTTAAAACATACACTCGATGAATAAATCCGATAGCTTCATCACGATTAAAAAACAAATTTATAAGCATGAAAAAGATAACATTATATATAGCCCTTATTTTGGGATGGGCAAGTACTGTTCTGGCACAAAGTAAAAAGCCAAATATTATCTTGATTCTCGCGGATGACCTTGGGTATTCAGATTTGGGTGCCTACGGCTCAGAGATTGAAACCCCCAATCTCGACCGTTTGGCGAATGAAGGGATACGCCTGAAACAGTTTTACAATAACTCCATATGTGCACCTACGCGTGCATCACTGATTACGGGGCAGTATCAACACAAAGCAGGGGTGGGGTATTTTTCAAATGATCTGGGCCTACCGGCTTATCAGGGTTATATCAATGCGGAGTCGTTGACTATCGCTGAGGTCCTTCGCTCCAATGGCTACATCACAGCGACATCAGGCAAATGGCATGTATCTGGTAAAGGTAAGAGTCTACCTTGGGATCGCGGTTTCGACTTAGTTTTCCCGAGAGAGGAAAAGAATGCTGATTCGGGCGCTCCAACTTTCAATAAAACAACAGATTCCGCGGGTTATCCCTTGGAAAGTTCCTTTTCCACAGAGCTGATCAATCGGGCAGCTGAAGGCTTTTTGGATCAGATCAAAGGTCAAGATAAACCTTTCTTTTTGTATTTGGCACATACTGCCCCACACT
The window above is part of the Sphingobacterium sp. ML3W genome. Proteins encoded here:
- a CDS encoding arylsulfatase, whose translation is MKTVFILLLTVLSCFLNRSIAQDKRPNIVLILVDDLGFSDIEPYGGTDFHTPNLTELAQQGTRFQEFYNNSICAPTRATLLTGQYAHRAGMGYFNVNLGLPAYQGFLNQESRTLAEILRGAGYSTIISGKWHVGDDNDQWPAQRGFERSFNFVGGASNFYEINDPENPTVPLYRNNKAFYLPKNRYLTDEITDQAIGFLREQAQDKKPFFLYLAFNAPHWPLQAPEEETQKYNGVYQQGWDSLRVKRYENALQKGVFPKGQMIAAKDSSVQEWNKLTYDEQQYWQRRQQVFAAMIDRVDQSIGKVRQTLKELKKDRNTIIIFLSDNGAQGGERNRIYTSRNTETVGLPGSYDVQNSSWSQTGNSPLRSYKDNPYEGGIGSPFIVWYPKEVKANVVKRGTGHLIDIAPTLYDFAQAKYPSKEGDLTTNPLPGISLRQLLRTDKNQVDRQAPLFWERAGNKAVRYGKWKLVSLFKEGNKPQLYNIDEDRGENRDLADQYPEIVKDLEARYTVWAKENGVVDYRLLKPTGQFR